In one Mycobacterium heckeshornense genomic region, the following are encoded:
- a CDS encoding Fpg/Nei family DNA glycosylase: MPEGHTLHRLARLHQRRFAGSPVAVSSPQGRFARSASAVDGLVLRRASVWGKHLFHHYVDGPTVHVHLGLYGHFTEWARRPGLAIPPPVGQVRMRMVGAEYGTDLRGPTVCELLDEAQVADVVSRLGPDPLRRDADPAWAWTRIAKSRRPIGVLLMDQTVIAGVGNVYRNELLFRHGINPYRPGRAITGAEFDAAWRDLVTLMKVGLRRGKIIVVRPEHDCGAPPYLPDRPRTYVYRRAGEPCRICSATITAAEMEGRNIFWCRVCQR, translated from the coding sequence GCTCGCCGGTGGCGGTGTCCAGCCCGCAGGGCAGGTTCGCCCGATCGGCGTCTGCTGTCGACGGGCTGGTACTGCGGCGCGCCAGCGTTTGGGGCAAGCACCTCTTCCACCACTACGTCGACGGTCCAACGGTGCATGTCCACCTCGGCTTGTACGGTCACTTCACGGAGTGGGCCCGTCGTCCCGGACTCGCCATCCCGCCACCGGTGGGGCAGGTGCGGATGCGGATGGTCGGTGCCGAATACGGCACCGACTTGCGTGGGCCGACGGTGTGCGAACTGCTCGACGAGGCCCAAGTGGCGGACGTGGTGTCGCGGCTTGGCCCCGACCCGCTGCGCCGCGATGCCGACCCGGCCTGGGCATGGACGCGGATTGCCAAGTCCCGCAGGCCAATCGGGGTCTTGCTGATGGATCAAACGGTGATCGCCGGCGTCGGCAACGTGTACCGCAACGAACTGCTTTTCCGCCACGGCATCAACCCCTATCGGCCCGGTCGGGCGATCACCGGCGCGGAATTCGACGCAGCCTGGCGGGACCTCGTGACGCTGATGAAGGTTGGGCTACGCCGCGGCAAAATCATTGTGGTACGGCCAGAACACGACTGCGGAGCGCCGCCATACCTGCCTGACCGCCCACGCACCTATGTGTATCGCCGTGCCGGAGAGCCATGCCGGATCTGTTCGGCGACGATTACCGCCGCTGAGATGGAAGGTCGAAATATCTTCTGGTGTCGGGTATGTCAGCGGTGA